Within Gavia stellata isolate bGavSte3 chromosome 12, bGavSte3.hap2, whole genome shotgun sequence, the genomic segment TGTCCTGATATTCTGCCCTGCGTCTTCTACATCCTCATCCATTTTTTGCAGAAATCCcagaagaggatgaagaaaacCCAATGAAAAATCCATTTACAATTCCTCCAGATATCGATATTTTCTCAATAagggacaaggaaagaaaaaaggctaaGGCGGTATGTATATATGCTTTAGGCCAATGTATACACAAGCAGTTCACGAGGGCAGGCAACCAACCAATATAATACCAGAATTTAGTGCATGACAGAAATAATAGCTGCCAAATTCAGCTGAGATTCCCCCAGATGAGGTTTAAGTCCACTGCAGTCCATAATGAGAGATTGACTTTACCAAGAGCAGACCTGAGCACAGGCTTGCTGGTTGCTAGTGCAAAATCTGGATATTGTCACTTTGTTTACTTACTTCAAGGTAGATCTACCACTCACTGATGTTCCTGGAAAAGATACCTGCCAGTGCTGTTAGCATTCATTTCTGCATAAAGCTTTAGTGCAAGAtctcttgctttcctcttcaaCAGGCTTGGTTTTCTGCTTGGAAAGCTGTATTCCAATATTTGATGTGACCTTCTTCTGAACTGCCAACGAAATGAATGCCTAGGAAGAAGGGATGACATGGGTTTCATGCCTTAGCTTTCTGTCCATAAGATAAGGAATTACAGCCCACCAGACCAGAGAGCTGGGTCTCAGGAAtgtccctttcttccttctttctgcagTGGACTTCTCTTAGGGCATGCAATCCAAAGGGGATGGGAAGTCATGGAGGGATTGTTGCATCCAAGATGTCTGATTGTTGCGTGTGGTTGCAGAAACCAGGCGGTAGTGTGGAAGAAAGCGGTCTTTGTTTCTTAATCACAAAGGGAGGGTTCCAAACAACCTTAAGCAAGCTGTCTCACCTCACACTGATGACTGATAGTCTGGTTTTAGCTTGGGCTGAAGGTCATTATGTAAGTATGGGGAAGGACTTAGGAAGAAGTGCACTAAGGATCTCTGCTGAGTGATGTCCTCAGCCTAACCCATGCCCCAACTGTGCAAGAGCAATGAATTACACTTCAGCCCATGTGAAAGCACTGAGCACAAACAACCTTTTACCCTCCAGAAAGCTCTGGAGTGCGTTTGAATAGATCCTTTCAATCTGAACTTGGAGGTTTACATGCCTTTGTGAAAGCTGGACTGAGTCGGTATTGAGTGTGGGCTGTCCTGTTGTTCCCCTTTACTAGGGGACTTGAAGGATGAATCTCTGAAAATTTCCATTCTCTCCCAGGAATAatccaggaaggaaaaatgaggaGGCTGAATAGGTACAAACTGGCATAGCTAGTGGCTAGATGCAGAATACAAATCAACAAACTACAGAGAACAAATGCTAAGAAATGAAGTGTTTCAGTTGCCTCAGGAGAGAATATCATTGGGATTAGTCAGATAAACCAGGCAAACATGTATCAGCAGGATATCAGTAGCCTGCAAATTTCTAAACTGTGACTAACCACAGCAAACAAAGCACATAAtcaaactgtccacataacTGACTTCTCCTCATAGGAACAAGAAAGGATGAAGACCATGAAAATCCATGAGAAAATGACTTACTCcactaaaataaaagcaaagcaaaaagggttcaggaaggctctgcaaaaggaggaagaagaggagggcaGAAAACAGGCAACAAATGAAGAGAGACTGAAAAGTCTTCAGGAGAGTCTTTCATGGAAGATCGCCATTAAAAAAGGTAGGGAACAGTTACTATCTTTGTAGTGGTGCTGCTCAGCTGGGTAACGGCCTAAAGTAAAAATCAAAGAGAGGATGGGAGTAGCAGTTAGCTCTAGCTGACTTTGGTGAACTCTTGCAGACACAATAGTTATGTGCTGCACCTTGCCAGCCTCTGTGCAGCTGGGCCATCTCCATCTCATGCATTTACATATGGAGCATGTATCACCCCACTGCAGTAGCCTGGATTCCACCATCCCCTACGGCCTCTGCAGTAGCTGGGAGTCAGCTGAGAGTTTGCAGGACCTTGTGTCATGCAGACATTTCTACTAAGCTGACCTAAAGTTGGATTTTAGTGGATGTGGGCctaaattttctgtctctgacaTGAAATGTCTGACATAACATGTCGTTATTGTCTAGAGGACATCAACCTTTGTAAGGACCAGATTCTCCACTCTGTTCTACCTGGTTTTACTCCACAAAAGCCTATATGAAACTGATCCTAAAAAAGATCaaaactgtaataaaataatcagTATTGCTGGCTCCAATGCCAACCACATCCATGTTCACGGCAGCCTCCATATTCACTGTGTTTTGCCTTGGCCATATTTCCCCCTCTAGTCTGACGAACTTTATATCCTCATTTCAGATCACCCATTAGAAAAGGAGACTTTCCGTGACTATATAAATGACAGAAGAGAGATATTTTTACTTGAGGTACTTGTCTTTAAGAATGTTACTTTCTGTTCATTATTCTTCCCCGTGTTActttgttttgggctttttccCCTGACATCCATTCCCTAGACATCATACCACGGAGGCACACATCAGACCTCATGAACTGATTGTCCAAGTCCTGTGTTAAAGACACTCACAGTCTATAGCCCAGCAATCCCCAACCAAGAAAGAAAGGAACATAGGTCATTCGCACTATCCAGTAGCAGCCATGCAACTATTTCATTTGTGAGATGCACAGACATACTGACCTTTTGGTTCCTGCTGTCCTATACATAAATTATAGCTGGGAGCCATTCTGAACTCAAAATAAGGGAGCTGTGCTGGAATATCCCCATTATTCACCTCTGCTATTGTGCTGTAACACAACTAAATCAACCTTTGTTAATGTAGCGCTGGGACTTCTGGATTCTGTCTTTAACTTCACCGCTTATTTGCTATgttacttctgaaaaatctccTGGCCTCTATGTACCTAGTTTGCACTAAGACACATACCTTGGTTTGAAATCCTTACCCTCTTCGCCAACAACTATAAGGTAATAAGGTAACCAAGAACAAAGCTAAACCAACATACCTTTAAAATCAACCAACTGATGTGACTGTGTTGCCTTTTGGGTTCATTTCAGTATGCCATGGCAGTAAAGCGAGATGAGATTCAAAGGATGGAGAATGTAGCAAAGAACgaggaaagaaaactggaaaaggcTGAATACTACCTGGAGAAGGATGCTGCCATGTTTGATGAGTTTCTGAAGGAGAACCATAAAAACTCTGTTCAAGCTCTGAAAATGTAATGGCAGTTGAGGGAACCACCTGTGTGCTCTTCTGCGCTGGACACAGGAGGTCTTTTATTTGACCTCCCTGCAGGGTTTTGGCTAACAAATGCTCTATGGCAGAGTTTCCCCAGAGTTACAGTCCTGGTGGCACTTTCTCCCCACACATTCAgtgaaagagaggaaggagaacaATAGCTGGGGAGTCCCCTCATTGCAAAAGCCTTGATTTGGCTGCAGCAAGGAACCTGCTGTTGACCCCACCACTTCCATTCTGCTCACAACACCCTTACGAGAGGGGGATCCTTCTGCCCAACCCCTCGTAGCAGGAATAGTCCCTTAAGTGAAGCAAGTTGAGCACTTTGGCCCATTACAGATATCACAAGGGCAGAGCAGCAATCGAcactcagcagcagccaaattAGGAAGGTCTTAACCTGGAAGCATCGCTGGGACCCCATACTCTCTTTGCCAAGACAAGCAGGGCCTTCAGGCAGGACCCAAGCATCACCTGGGATACATCTATAAGAAAGATTCCTAGAGCTCCCCCCacatctttttctctgttttatatGCACCCCAGTTCACTACCCGCTTACTGCTAAATTGTTTTATGGCTTATGTTTATGCATTCTTCCCTAGTGCCGAAAAAGAAACCGcagcaaagacaaagaaaataacgGAGATCCAGGCAATCACTTCCCAAATAGAGAACCTCCAAAGGTAATGGTTGCACACTATTCCTGCCTAGCCTTTAACAGCCCCTCTAGCACTATACCCTCACAGCCCTCAGGGAAAAAGGGAATCAGAGaaaaagatttctaaaaatGTTCAATCTGAAGAGTCAAAAtgtttcagcttttgttttccagatgcTGGCTTTGTTTCTAAAACAACTCCACTAgttttttaatgatatttttaaaaagaataaatattccAAACCCAAAATTAAATGCCTAGTCTCAgattaaaaaccaaataaaactaagaaatgcattttaatggtGACCTggggaaagacaggaaaaaaaaattgtaattccCATTATGAGTTGAGCTGGCAAGGTTTCCCATTCATTTCCAAGTAAAAATTCCCCAATTAGCAAGCTCAGCGCCATAGCAAGGGTCTGGCCACAGCGATGTGACCAGACAGCTTCCACACGAGGAACCCACATGGAGCACGTAGGGCAGGTTCCCATTTGTCTTTGCATGTCCATGAAAATATGTGCCCTCTTGTCCCTTCTCTGGATGAAGCTGAATATCAAGAGTTAGAAAGAACCTGTTCAAATAGGGGGTTCCTCCCTGGCTAACAAACTTTGTCCACTTCTCTCAATCCAGTGATATATCCAGATTCAAGAATACTCTGCAGGAGTACAAGATGTACAGGGACTTCCTCTATCAACTATCTCCAAAAGAGTGGCAGGAGGAACAtggaaaaaagcacacaaaggaaaaggatttgAAAACAGCATCCAAAGCTAAGGAAGAAAGtccctcacctcccaccacCACAGAGCAGGGTGAGTGCCAGGGAAGAGCTGCCCACCCCTCACTGGGACAGCCCCATGCTCTAAGTGTACATCTCTTCTTGCCTCCAGGACAGGGTCTGACAGCCAGGACAAACGCTGCCAGTCCCTATAGTACCAGTTATATAGATGTGCCAAGTTCCCTGCTGTCTTCAAAGAGTTTGGATTTCAGGACATTACATGAGATCAGGCCACAGCTCAAAAACTTCCTGAATCCTCTATCAACAAGAAAACTGTAAGTACAAGACAACGCAAACAACAGCGTTAAGTACTGTAGAGAGCACTGAACTGACTGGGAGTCAGTATAGCAGAAACCTACTCCTCACCTTGTTCAGTATGTGAACATACTGACATCTGGGTCTTACTGGAACAAATCAAAATACCAGTAGAAAGCCATCGGGTGTGCAAGTCAGTACCTATGTACCTACTCCAACAGAGCTCCATCCTCAAATCCTGTGCTGAGAGCCTTGCCCAAAGAATTTGGGTCTTGAGGTAACCCCAGGAGGAATCATAGACGTTGGGCATTTGTCCTGGAGCAAAGCTTCTCTGTGGCCCATTTGTGGCTGAGATACTGGTTCCCACTGTTGGTCACAGCCGCCATGCAAATAGCTGCCTGTTGTTTTGCCATTAATGACGGTCCAAGGTCACTGTAGACCCACATCACATTGACTGTTTACTttcagcaagagccttcagacAGCATATGCTGGGATGCAAGCAGAGTAACACTGCTGTAACGTAGGCAGGGCCAGCCTGAGAAGAGGAGGGGCAGGTGGGAGCATGAGACAAGTATGACCAGCTCCAGCTTCTTGAGGCAAATAAAGCAATTGCCTGGGAAAGCAAAGTGTGAGTGGCTGGTGAGCCTCCTAAGGCCAAAAAACCTGGCTACCAATAGAGTTTGAAGCAAGTCATTGCTTGCAGGGCCATTTCCTCTGTCTCCACTCAGAGCACTGCAGGTGCCAGGTTGTCCCAAGCAGGGCTGCCGTGTGCCTCCCCTCGTGAAGCCACTGCAATTACTGGGCTGCTGCCACATGGCAGGAGCAATGCAGACACAAGTGGGGCTGGCACTAAGATGATGAGAATGGAGGTTTTTCACCCCTCCATGGCACAGGGTGACAGGCGCAAGTGAAGGCAACgagcaggctctgctgccaaCATCAGTCAGGCACCTCTTGTGCTGGCAGGTCCCCGGGGCTgagcagggaagaaagaggcTGCACTGTTGGTTAACGGTAGTAGGCTGTGCCGAGGAAGAAGCACTCAACAACCTTCTCTCAGGGCAGGTAAAAACTGCAGACTCCCATGGTGGCTACACCATGTTGTTTAGGAGCAGTACCACATCCCACGCGGAGCACAAGGCTTTCTCTAcacttgctgtgctgctgtctgAGCCTTTTTAATAAGGCTCTTACCTCTGCCTTCTCATCGCCCAAGAGCCAAAGCCTCCCATCGAGTTTAAAGGTGTTTGGATCAACACCCTCAGTTCAGGCTCATGCGTCATGCCCCGACCCTGCTGGCCAGCAAAGCCTGGAGCAGCTCGAAAGGCAGCTTGCTTGTGGGCAGACAGCTCCCACGATGCATGTTTGTGTGGTCCCTGGCTCCTACTGACCCCCAAATAGCCCACAGCCATGGGCGCCAAACGTGTGAATGTGCAAAGGGCTGTTAAGGAGCAAACAGCTACGGCAAACAAGAAGTATGTTCATAATTCACTAACAAGGTCTCCTGTGAGCTACCACTTCTCTAAGAGCCTGATacacaaaatgctttttcagaagTTCATTGGAGGATGCACAAAGCGAAACCTGCTCGGACGAAGATGAGGTCAGAAGTCTCGTGTTGAAATATTTACACTTTCTGTTTGTCCTGTGTCATTTATTGATGTTACCAATTTCTCTCACCTTTTAACCATTCAATATGGTATCGAGGAGTTACTGTAGCCACTAATTATAAATATATGTTTATACATTCATAAATGTTCATGTTTTAGCAACACATATTATAAATACCTTAGTTTAACTTTCCTCCTCCACTTTCCAAAAACCTACTATCATCTCAAAGCTTGCCATCCCCCAACAAGATACGACATCATATAATGGgagatttttaaattagtaagttatttttttatgccTGAAATTGAAGTTTTCCCACTCACAAATGTTTGCGCCACTTTTTACTCCCCAAAATACAACTTGTTTGGGGGGTGAGCTACTGAGGCAGCGTAAAGCTATGCACATGGCAGGAAGGTGGGAGGCATTCGTACGTGGACAGTCACAGACCTCTCTACATGGGAGAGCATTTGAACAGTCAGGGCTGGTGCAGACCAACCTCCATGTAGTTCAATGGAAAAGAAGCTAGAGGAGGACAAAAACTCATTCCATGTGTTTTCCACTCCAGGAGCCGGAGTTGTATTTTACTGATCCCCAACAACTGCTGTCTATTTTCACGGAGATGGAGGAAGAGAACTTGTCCTTCATCCAGAATTCCCAGGAGATCGAGGAAAGTTTGGACAAGGTCCAACACACTTTCATCACCACACATGAAAGCATGTAAGTGTGATCCTGCAAGTGGTGGGAAGGGGTGCCTGTGCCCCAGCTTTCAAACATAAGTGacctcctcttccccccactAGCTCCTCGCTATCAGGCTGCACGCTGCAGACCACACGTAATGCTGTTCACAGAGCACACAACAAAGAGTCTCTTTCTCATACCCTagagcccagctgcagcccatCCAACTCATCATCTTGTGAGCTCCTGGGAGAGTGTCCCATATACATCACTTAAGAAATAGGACCTGAGTTTAGGATTAGTTCCTTAGTCCTCAAGGCACAGGCTGGGGAACTGACGCATTTAGCATCCTGGAATGGACATAAGCCAAAAGTATCATGTAATTCTCATAAAGAAAGATCAAAGGAAGAAACAAGTCATGTCCTGCAGTGATCCAGACCAGCACCTATTCCGACTCAATGCAAACCCTTCCTAGAGGAAGCCAACAGGGAACCCAAGTGTAATTGCAATATAGCATTTCAATGGCAGGTAGACACACATATTCCCATTTTAAGTATAGCTTATCCCCTTGTGAAAGTTTTTAAAGGTAATCTACTTCTCCCATTGACTTACTAAAAAATCTGGAATGTTTAGCTATGCTACTTCACCCTCCCCCACACCAGCACAGTAACtcttcttccagaaaaaaatcacaagttCCCTCTGCTCTCAGAGCTGTGGGTGCAAGTTCCCCAGAAACGGGATGAAGTGTCACCCCCATCTGCCGGCAGCAGGAGGGACGGTCccaggctggaaagcagcagaggagTCATGTGTTTTGGAGATGCCCTCTCAAAACACCGCCTTTCTCTTCTGGCCTAGGGAGAAGAAGTTAGCAGAGCTGAAACAGCAGGTAGTCACTCTCAAATCCTCCATCGccaaggaagaagagagagtaGCAGATCTGAAACTCAAAGTTCACCTCTTTTCCTCTGGAGAATACCAAGCTGATGACCAGGTACATCCTGACATCCAGGCAAGGGCGGTTAGCACACACATAAATGGTTCCTCTCCACCAGCCATATCCATCCCgggaaaaaagcagacagcAGGTTGCACTGGGGAGGGATCAGCACTGTTTCTCAGCAATGGAGCTATAGCAAGGGCAGGTTTGGGGCACTGCTGAGGCAGCAAACTGGGGCAAATGTGTCTGTTCCATGCAGCTGCTATGAGGTGGGAGTAGGACTCGCAGAGGCAACCGGGCAGCTGCAAAGCTGGGAAGATGAGACCAAAAGAAGGAGGGCTCAACAGAGCCATCTATCCCAGCCACCGGTGCTAAGCAAACCTGTAAACAAGCAACTGAGTCTTGTTCAGGGAATTAAAGTGTActgatttcctttgcttttggaAGGATGTTGTGGTTCTACTGGGCCAAACCCAGCCGTGCTTCTTACCATATCTCCTCCCATCACTAGGACAAAATGCTAACGAGCCTGAACAAGAAGGTGCTGGAAGTCTATTGCCAGTGCACTGGAGAAAATGAGGCAAACCTGCAGACAGTGCAGATGCTAATGGTCATTGAAAAACAGCTCAATGATTTACTGGACAACCTGGAGAGAATCCCACCAGCAAAGATAGAACAGGCTgagaaagccaaaaaaaaggaaCGGAGGATAAGGTAAGACAAGACCCTCTTCTGGAAATGGGGGCTCGATTTTTAAATGTTGACAGCCAAAAGCAAAGCCACTGAAAGAGCCAAATTTTTCAGATCAACCCAGGACACTGTAACAGCCATTTCAAAGCCGAGGTGACCAATCCATCCCATTTTACTTCTGTAATAGTTTCACATTCATAGTACTCACATCTCCCGATCAGCAAGCAGTAGTCCACAGCTACGTTAGAAAAGACCTGGAAGTTACATTAGAAAAGGGTAaaatttggaagaagaaaaaaagaagaaaaaaaaaaaagaacaaatcccCTGAGCAACTTAAATTATGAGAATCATCATTTTCAGAAGACAATTTGCAGTAACAATAAACAGATTAAATAGAAACTTGCTCCTCTGTAGTTACTTAACACACTCAAAGTCTGACATGCCCTGGTATTTTGTCAGCCTTCAATAGGTAGATAAGGGCACTTGTCAGCAATGCCAGCTTTCAAATGTTTCTTCTACAAAACTGCTAACATTAACTtgtattattaaattaaaatagtaTCCAATTAATGCAATAAAATTAGCTTCTGAGATGAGACACATTCCTCTTTGCTCAGTTACACACATGAAATTTCTTCTCACAAACAGCAGAGATGCAACCAGACAGCTGACTATATCTGGCCATCCCCAGGTGAATTGGATccagcagaggggaaaaaaaaatagggtgAGGATTTAAAGCCAGAACAGTGACATTTCCCTCCTACCTACTCTCTTTCTCTGCATCTTTCTTCACCGTTGTAGTAGAAAGGGTGCGATGCTTCTTCCTTATGTTCTGTGAGTGATTTTGCACTCTTAACTTACCAAAGAATTAAGACACACATTTATTCTACTCTGAGGATGGAGGAAAAGAATTCAGGTAGGAATCTGAcacttccccacccccccagtaaaaagcaaaaccaaccaaccaaaaaaaccttcaaagAGCATTTAAAAACTTCCTGAAGATCACAAGGTTAAGaattcattttctctctgctgcagcattCAATAGCTTGAGCCCCTTTCTGCTCCAGTGCTGCATTTCCCTAGGGACTCAGAGCCAGTTAACAGTTACCAGCCTCCACTCCGCCCATTTAGGCAAAGCGCAGCTCTCCATGGATATAAAACCCTCCTACTCCCATCTGTATGTTACAGACTTGCACTGGTGAGAACTTAAGACACAATAAGCATCGCTCACCCACAAAGCTGGTGAGCATCCTGGTCAACTGTAGAGGCATAAATCACCTGCCGAAGGTGGTACAGAGCATGTCTGTAACAGAACCACCAGACATCTCCATTTGCAAAGCTTGAcatgctttttcctcccctcacTCCAGAAAGAGCAGCATCAACTGCACCAAGTGTTTCCCTCTTACCACCTTCACAACAACAAACTTCAGCATCAGCTATACCCAAACCCCTGTGCTCCGGTGGTCTTACGCTATTAGACAAGCTGTGCATCAAAAGCACATTCGGTGTAGCTGCACACCGCATTTAACCCATCCTTTATTTGCTCCCTTCAAAAGGCtcagagaggaaaagctgagacatcagaagcagcagcaggaggaaagatTGCAAAGGGCCCTGGAAAGATCACAGgcagctacaaaaaaaaaggtaagtgCAGTAATCCACAGGAACACCTTGCCTCAACAGCGCACTTTAGAGAAGCTGGGGGTACTTGAATGTCAGGCATTCAGGGGAAGAATGTTACTAGGGGCCTCCATAGCTGGGTGGGGATGGCACCCATACTCAGGTGTAGCCCAATTTACAGGACTGATGTAACTTAAGCAACTGCTGGGAAGTCAGATACTGTTATTCCAGCTCAGTGTCCTTCCATCGTCCTTCTCCTACCCTTGTCTTGACCACATGGCCCCCTCCATGACTTGCCAATTTTTTCAGTAAGCTCATTTCAACTTGTTAACTtggcagtattaaaaaaagcattaaaatcaGCAATGGAGGAACCGGGCGGCAGCAAGACACTCCTGAGAATGGCAGCAACACCCTAGGTCAGCTCAGCCATACCATCAAACCATACCTTTTTCAGCACGTTCCACATTACGCCAAACTGAGCTTTGGCCCCTCAGGAGGCACAGCATGGAGCTTCAGACCACGGCTCCTGCTGCATGTTTAACAGGTCAACACAACAGTGAAGACATCCCAGTTCTCAGTCACACGCCAAGCCGGTGACAGCATGGGTGACTGAGAACAGGCACCATGAGTCCCTGCCCCTTtacccaaaataaaataagaggGTTCTGTAGGCTCCCTCAAATATTTCCTTGGACGTCCAAATTCCTTTCCTCTTGAGATAGTACAAATAAGGCTTTAGTCAGAAACCAGTTGCAGGTGCAACAGTACATCATAGAAGCTGAAGCACAAGCACATGCACAGCCTTCAGGTGCTTGACACCCATTTTCTAATAGAAAAAACACTTAACAGCCACACTGAAACCTGCCTAGAAAACAGACAGCAAGGGGCCATAGCCCCTCGCAGCAGGAGAGCCTGGCAGCATGAAGCAGCTTTAGCTGCGTAGTTCAGACACGCTACTCCAACACAGCACTGATGCACATGCCTCTTCTTCCTCCGCAGAGCGGCAGGAGGCTGGTGTTCTGTTCCAATCCACCTgccaggaaggagaa encodes:
- the CFAP100 gene encoding cilia- and flagella-associated protein 100; amino-acid sequence: MSVLSNNHSTLSQETHSGEAITGKRSKMPTPHTESTSKSLSSKPGMETQFVPSEIPEEDEENPMKNPFTIPPDIDIFSIRDKERKKAKAEQERMKTMKIHEKMTYSTKIKAKQKGFRKALQKEEEEEGRKQATNEERLKSLQESLSWKIAIKKDHPLEKETFRDYINDRREIFLLEYAMAVKRDEIQRMENVAKNEERKLEKAEYYLEKDAAMFDEFLKENHKNSVQALKIAEKETAAKTKKITEIQAITSQIENLQSDISRFKNTLQEYKMYRDFLYQLSPKEWQEEHGKKHTKEKDLKTASKAKEESPSPPTTTEQGECQGRAAHPSLGQPHALSVHLFLPPGQGLTARTNAASPYSTSYIDVPSSLLSSKSLDFRTLHEIRPQLKNFLNPLSTRKLSSLEDAQSETCSDEDEEPELYFTDPQQLLSIFTEMEEENLSFIQNSQEIEESLDKVQHTFITTHESMEKKLAELKQQVVTLKSSIAKEEERVADLKLKVHLFSSGEYQADDQDKMLTSLNKKVLEVYCQCTGENEANLQTVQMLMVIEKQLNDLLDNLERIPPAKIEQAEKAKKKERRIRLREEKLRHQKQQQEERLQRALERSQAATKKKSGRRLVFCSNPPARKEKKHSQEQMDKEKEEQLYYFT